A single window of Oncorhynchus keta strain PuntledgeMale-10-30-2019 chromosome 34, Oket_V2, whole genome shotgun sequence DNA harbors:
- the LOC118376671 gene encoding homeobox protein engrailed-1-B-like, with translation MEKQRALHSPESSEGESVSPSRSLPSPPILPLQAAQQAHRTTNFFIDNILRPDFGCRKEHGLGARERAQTSSRERAQPLVARPNHPGTPCQDSNCSSDSTSSSTSSLALSPTPQKSTSSSKADESSGGSTPKFGENTSSVMVVNGGSGGAAPKAESQPLLWPAWVYCTRYSDRPSSGPRTRKLKKTKNEKEDKRPRTAFTAEQLQRLKTEFQANRYITEQRRQSLAQELNLNESQIKIWFQNKRAKIKKANGYKNGLALQLMAQGLYNHSTTTIQEDKEESD, from the exons ATGGAGAAGCAAAGGGCTCTACACAGCCCGGAGTCTAGTGAAGGGGAGAGCGTTTCTCCTTCTCGCAGTCTGCCTTCGCCGCCCATCCTGCCTCTCCAAGCAGCGCAGCAAGCGCACAGAACCACGAACTTTTTTATTGACAATATTCTGCGGCCAGATTTCGGCTGCCGGAAGGAGCATGGTTTAGGAGCTAGGGAACGTGCGCAGACTTCCAGCCGAGAGCGCGCCCAACCTTTGGTCGCCAGGCCGAATCATCCTGGAACCCCATGCCAGGACTCTAACTGCAGCAGCGACAGCACTTCTTCCTCCACCTCGTCCTTGGCCTTGTCTCCCACCCCCCAAAAGAGCACCTCGTCATCGAAGGCTGACGAGAGCTCTGGAGGCAGCACGCCAAAGTTCGGCGAGAACACATCTTCTGTCATGGTTGTGAACGGCGGTAGTGGCGGCGCAGCGCCCAAAGCCGAGTCCCAGCCGCTGCTGTGGCCTGCTTGGGTGTACTGCACTAGATACTCGGACAGGCCGTCATCTG GCCCAAGGACACGGAAATTGAAAAAGACGAAAAATGAGAAGGAAGACAAGCGACCCAGAACGGCGTTCACGGCTGAGCAGCTCCAAAGACTGAAAACTGAGTTCCAGGCCAACCGTTATATCACGGAGCAGAGGAGACAGTCTCTAGCTCAAGAGCTCAACCTCAATGAGTCACAAATCAAAATCTGGTTCCAAAACAAACGGGCGAAAATAAAAAAGGCCAACGGCTATAAGAACGGCCTGGCTCTCCAGCTGATGGCGCAAGGATTGTACAACCATTCCACCACCACCATTCAGGAAGACAAGGAGGAGAGTGACTGA